From Pseudomonas sp. B21-028, one genomic window encodes:
- a CDS encoding ornithine cyclodeaminase family protein: MSRIPDTPFILQAPDVKGMLTQLDITAAMRSLFESLAAGTAVQPPQQQVDFPNGQGDFINYLGVMSDQKVYGIKTSPYIKTEGKPLVTAWSILMSMETGAPLLIADAGLLTTLRTAATTALAIDYLAPKGCKRLAVIGSGPIALAHIEAVKHLRPWEKISIYSLGIASLEDKQREAILALDPRISVCELQSQALSNADVVMLCTSSPKPVLNIDTLGQPTLITSISTNALRAHEIDPGALAKMDVYCDYRQTTPQAAGEMVIAAERKLWSALDLAGDLAELSNSTAPLPAYARHVFFRSIGLGLEDVAVALQLYKTLTQR; the protein is encoded by the coding sequence ATGTCGCGAATTCCTGATACGCCTTTCATTCTTCAAGCACCTGACGTGAAGGGAATGCTGACCCAGTTGGACATTACGGCTGCGATGCGCAGCCTGTTTGAATCACTGGCGGCAGGCACCGCCGTACAGCCCCCGCAACAACAAGTGGATTTTCCCAATGGCCAAGGTGATTTCATCAATTACCTAGGTGTCATGAGTGATCAAAAGGTTTACGGCATCAAAACATCGCCCTACATCAAAACCGAGGGCAAACCGCTCGTCACGGCCTGGTCGATACTGATGTCCATGGAGACCGGTGCGCCGTTGCTGATTGCCGACGCGGGCCTGCTCACCACCTTGCGCACCGCAGCCACCACCGCACTGGCCATTGACTACCTCGCCCCCAAAGGCTGCAAGCGACTGGCGGTGATCGGTAGCGGCCCGATCGCACTTGCGCACATTGAAGCAGTGAAACACTTGAGGCCATGGGAGAAAATTTCCATCTATTCCCTAGGCATAGCTTCCCTAGAGGATAAGCAACGCGAGGCGATCCTGGCACTCGACCCGCGCATCAGCGTGTGCGAACTGCAATCGCAGGCCCTGTCCAACGCGGACGTAGTGATGCTCTGCACATCCTCGCCCAAGCCCGTATTGAACATCGATACGCTTGGCCAGCCGACCCTGATCACCTCAATTAGCACCAACGCCTTGCGCGCCCATGAAATTGATCCCGGTGCACTGGCCAAAATGGATGTGTACTGCGACTACCGACAGACAACACCCCAGGCCGCCGGTGAGATGGTGATCGCCGCGGAGCGCAAACTATGGTCGGCACTAGATCTGGCCGGTGACTTGGCTGAGTTGTCAAACTCGACAGCTCCCTTGCCTGCCTATGCACGTCATGTCTTCTTTCGCTCCATCGGACTGGGCCTGGAAGACGTTGCCGTTGCACTGCAACTGTACAAAACGCTGACGCAACGTTAA
- a CDS encoding ABC transporter substrate-binding protein: protein MSMHFLYGALALALGLSTAQAADQPLKIGIEAAYPPFASKSPTGEITGFDYDIGNALCVEMQIKCVWVEQEYDGLIPALKVKKVDAILSSMSITQERKKSVDFTDKYYQSPARLAMKKGVAIDDDLSGLQGKRIGVQRSSIHDRFATDVLAPKGVEIVRYTSQNEIYLDMNAGRLDGTVADQIILSESFLKLPTGQAFAFAGPQLTDPNYFGDGIGIALRKGDALRVERFNEAIKSIRAKGIYQAINAKYFDFDVYGK from the coding sequence ATGAGCATGCATTTCCTGTACGGCGCCCTGGCATTGGCCCTGGGCCTGTCCACCGCCCAGGCTGCTGACCAGCCGTTGAAAATCGGCATCGAAGCGGCCTACCCGCCCTTTGCATCCAAATCTCCCACTGGCGAAATTACCGGCTTTGACTACGACATTGGCAACGCGCTATGTGTCGAAATGCAGATCAAATGCGTATGGGTCGAACAGGAGTACGACGGGCTGATTCCTGCTCTCAAAGTAAAAAAAGTAGACGCAATCCTCTCTTCAATGTCGATCACGCAAGAGCGCAAGAAATCGGTCGATTTCACCGATAAGTATTACCAGAGCCCCGCGCGGCTGGCGATGAAAAAAGGTGTAGCGATAGACGACGATCTCTCCGGCTTGCAGGGCAAGCGCATCGGCGTGCAACGTTCGAGTATCCATGATCGCTTCGCCACCGACGTGCTGGCGCCAAAAGGTGTCGAGATCGTGCGCTACACCTCGCAAAACGAGATCTATCTGGACATGAACGCCGGCCGTCTGGATGGCACCGTGGCTGATCAGATCATCCTTAGCGAATCGTTCCTCAAACTCCCTACAGGCCAAGCATTTGCCTTCGCCGGGCCGCAATTGACCGACCCTAATTATTTCGGAGACGGCATCGGCATCGCGTTGCGCAAAGGCGATGCGTTACGGGTCGAGCGTTTCAATGAGGCGATCAAGTCGATCCGAGCCAAAGGTATCTATCAAGCTATCAATGCCAAGTATTTCGACTTCGACGTGTATGGGAAATAG